The following are encoded together in the Thermococcus sibiricus MM 739 genome:
- a CDS encoding NAD(P)/FAD-dependent oxidoreductase, producing the protein MKSDIVIIGGGIVGISLAHELAKRGEDVTVLEKRFIGSGSTFRCGTGIRQQFNDEANVQVMKRSVELWKKYSEEYGFPFEQTGYLFLLYSEEEVKQFRENISIQNRFGVPTRLITPEEAKEIVPLLDTSEIIAASWNPTDGKADPFHATTAFALHAQEMSAKILEYTEAKDIIIVDNEIKAIKTNNGIIKTGIVINATNAWSKLINAMVKLPIRIPIEPYRHQAIITQPIKKNAINPMVISFKYKDSYLTQTDHGGVIGGIGYEVGPTYDLTPAYGFLREVTTYLSKIIPALRELLILRTWAGYYAKTPDSNPAIGKIEEISDYYIAAGFSGHGFMMGPAVGEMMADLITKGKTSLPVEWYDPYRFERGDLRQKALQMG; encoded by the coding sequence ATGAAAAGCGATATCGTTATTATTGGCGGAGGGATAGTTGGTATCTCCTTGGCTCATGAACTTGCCAAGAGAGGCGAAGATGTAACGGTTCTTGAAAAGAGGTTCATTGGCTCGGGTTCGACGTTTAGATGCGGTACTGGTATAAGACAGCAGTTTAATGATGAAGCCAATGTTCAAGTCATGAAACGTTCCGTAGAACTCTGGAAGAAATATAGTGAAGAATATGGCTTTCCATTTGAACAGACTGGTTATTTATTTTTGCTTTATAGCGAGGAAGAAGTCAAACAATTTAGAGAGAATATCTCCATCCAAAACAGATTTGGTGTTCCTACAAGGCTTATAACACCAGAAGAAGCAAAAGAAATAGTGCCTCTCCTAGATACAAGTGAGATTATAGCGGCTTCATGGAATCCTACTGATGGAAAGGCAGATCCCTTCCATGCTACAACGGCATTTGCTCTTCATGCTCAAGAGATGAGTGCCAAGATATTAGAATATACTGAGGCCAAGGATATAATTATTGTAGATAATGAGATTAAAGCGATAAAAACAAACAACGGTATTATTAAGACAGGTATAGTTATCAATGCCACAAATGCTTGGTCAAAGCTCATTAATGCAATGGTAAAGCTTCCAATAAGAATTCCAATTGAGCCTTATAGGCATCAGGCAATAATTACCCAGCCTATAAAGAAGAATGCAATAAATCCAATGGTAATTTCTTTCAAATACAAAGATTCCTACCTAACTCAAACTGATCATGGAGGGGTAATCGGGGGGATAGGATATGAAGTTGGACCAACATACGATTTGACCCCCGCATATGGATTTCTCCGTGAGGTCACAACATATCTTTCCAAGATAATTCCTGCGTTGAGAGAATTGCTAATATTGAGAACTTGGGCCGGGTATTATGCAAAGACTCCCGATAGTAATCCTGCAATAGGCAAGATAGAGGAGATAAGCGATTATTACATTGCAGCTGGCTTTAGTGGGCACGGCTTCATGATGGGACCAGCAGTGGGTGAGATGATGGCGGATTTAATCACTAAAGGCAAGACTAGTTTGCCTGTAGAGTGGTATGATCCATACCGTTTTGAAAGAGGAGACTTAAGACAAAAAGCTTTACAAATGGGTTGA
- a CDS encoding FAD-dependent oxidoreductase — MRLSEHPILNFERVRGREVTIYFEGNPIKAHEGETIAMALHAAGIRTYQYSTKKHRPRGLFCAIGKCSSCLMKVNGIPNVRTCITLVEDGMQIEMQEEKPLLPETKKPPKWKEPPRIEADVIVVGGGPAGMMAAINASDGGAKVVLLDENPMLGGQLVKQTHKFFGKREQFAGVRGIKIADILEEELRKRNIELFLETSAIMLLQNGEDKLVVGVKKNKELIEFKGKAVVVATGAMERMIPFENNDLPGVYGAGAIQTLMNTYGVKPGDRVLIVGAGNVGLILAYQLYQAGVKVEAIVEAMPKIGGYFVHAAKVRRLGIPILTRHTILRAEGNEKVEKAVVAQLDEKWNVIPGTEKVFEVDVIALAVGLRPSIELLHQVGCQIKYVPELGGHVVIRDSRMETTVKGIFVAGDSAGIEEATTAMLEGKIAGIGAALIAGVASPEWLKEIEKAQKELEVFRSGPFGRKVLEGLRKVVVK, encoded by the coding sequence ATGCGTCTTAGTGAACACCCTATTTTAAATTTCGAGAGGGTTCGTGGAAGAGAAGTTACAATCTATTTTGAAGGAAATCCAATAAAAGCACATGAGGGTGAAACAATTGCAATGGCACTCCATGCTGCAGGGATAAGAACATACCAATACTCAACAAAAAAACACAGACCTCGGGGGTTGTTTTGTGCAATTGGAAAGTGTTCCTCTTGCCTAATGAAGGTTAATGGTATTCCAAATGTCAGGACATGTATAACTCTCGTTGAAGATGGAATGCAAATAGAAATGCAGGAAGAAAAACCACTACTACCAGAAACTAAAAAGCCACCAAAGTGGAAAGAGCCGCCTAGAATTGAGGCAGATGTTATTGTGGTGGGTGGTGGCCCGGCTGGAATGATGGCAGCTATAAACGCAAGCGATGGTGGAGCTAAAGTAGTCCTCCTAGATGAAAATCCAATGCTCGGAGGACAGTTAGTTAAGCAGACGCACAAGTTCTTTGGAAAGAGAGAGCAGTTTGCTGGAGTTAGAGGAATTAAAATAGCTGATATACTTGAAGAAGAGCTGAGAAAACGAAACATTGAACTTTTCTTAGAGACCTCAGCAATAATGCTTCTTCAAAATGGGGAAGATAAGCTTGTGGTGGGGGTCAAGAAAAACAAGGAACTGATTGAATTTAAGGGGAAGGCTGTTGTGGTTGCAACAGGAGCAATGGAAAGGATGATCCCGTTTGAAAATAATGATTTACCAGGAGTATATGGGGCTGGTGCAATTCAAACCCTTATGAATACTTATGGAGTAAAACCCGGCGATAGAGTTCTGATCGTTGGAGCGGGCAACGTTGGATTGATCTTGGCTTATCAACTCTATCAAGCCGGAGTAAAAGTGGAAGCAATAGTGGAAGCAATGCCAAAGATTGGAGGCTACTTTGTTCACGCAGCCAAGGTTAGAAGGCTTGGAATTCCGATACTAACAAGACATACAATTCTTAGGGCTGAAGGGAATGAAAAAGTTGAGAAAGCGGTTGTGGCTCAGCTTGACGAGAAGTGGAATGTTATCCCCGGGACAGAGAAAGTCTTTGAAGTTGATGTGATTGCTTTGGCTGTTGGATTAAGGCCAAGTATAGAGCTTCTTCATCAAGTAGGATGTCAGATAAAGTATGTTCCCGAGCTTGGAGGGCATGTGGTGATAAGAGACTCAAGAATGGAAACGACGGTAAAGGGGATCTTTGTTGCCGGAGATTCGGCAGGAATTGAGGAAGCAACCACAGCAATGCTTGAGGGGAAGATAGCAGGGATTGGAGCCGCTTTGATTGCAGGAGTGGCCTCTCCGGAGTGGCTCAAAGAAATAGAAAAAGCTCAAAAGGAGCTTGAAGTGTTCAGAAGCGGTCCGTTTGGAAGGAAGGTTCTTGAAGGCCTCAGGAAGGTGGTGGTAAAATGA
- a CDS encoding 4Fe-4S binding protein, with amino-acid sequence MSEIPQYLKEGFLSVEELKEYVKLPDEDRLRQRPVAIPECPQEIPCTPCAEICPTNAVLMEHPNALPVVEYEKCIGCSLCVQICPGLAFFMVHYIGEKARVTMPHEILPVPKVGEEVILLSRVGEEVGKGKVVTVIPREKSKGDTPIITVEMPRELAWDVRAVKVVRE; translated from the coding sequence ATGAGTGAAATCCCCCAGTATTTGAAAGAGGGATTTTTAAGCGTTGAAGAACTAAAAGAATACGTTAAGTTACCGGATGAAGATAGGCTAAGGCAGCGGCCGGTAGCAATTCCGGAATGCCCGCAAGAAATTCCGTGCACGCCGTGTGCAGAAATTTGTCCAACAAACGCTGTTCTCATGGAGCATCCGAATGCTCTTCCCGTCGTTGAATATGAAAAATGCATTGGCTGTTCTCTCTGTGTTCAAATTTGCCCGGGATTGGCGTTTTTCATGGTGCATTACATTGGAGAAAAGGCAAGGGTAACAATGCCACATGAAATTCTCCCGGTTCCGAAAGTTGGAGAGGAAGTGATCTTGCTCAGTAGAGTAGGCGAAGAAGTTGGGAAAGGAAAGGTTGTAACAGTGATTCCAAGGGAGAAGAGCAAGGGGGACACGCCGATAATAACCGTGGAGATGCCTCGTGAACTGGCTTGGGATGTTAGGGCCGTAAAGGTGGTGAGAGAATGA
- a CDS encoding (2Fe-2S)-binding protein has protein sequence MNEKGEKIICRCNEVTVEEIEALIEQGVEDIEMIKRLLRIGMGPCQGRTCLPMVISILARKTGKSPDEIKLPATRIPIRPVPAGVLVGEMDEE, from the coding sequence ATGAACGAAAAAGGCGAGAAGATAATCTGCAGGTGCAATGAGGTAACTGTAGAAGAAATTGAAGCCCTTATTGAACAGGGAGTTGAGGACATTGAAATGATAAAAAGGCTTCTCAGAATAGGCATGGGGCCATGTCAAGGGAGAACCTGTCTTCCAATGGTAATCAGTATATTAGCAAGGAAAACCGGCAAAAGCCCAGATGAAATAAAGCTTCCTGCAACGAGAATCCCAATTAGACCTGTTCCAGCAGGAGTTTTGGTGGGTGAGATGGATGAAGAGTAA
- a CDS encoding NAD(P)/FAD-dependent oxidoreductase: protein MKSKAEVVVIGGGSTGTSIAYHLAKLGVDVILVEKGYIGSGSTFRCATGIRQQFTDEANIRLQKYNVERWKRLSEELEYDVNFKQTGYLFLATTEEEVEAFKQNIELHNKFYVPTKLITPEEAKEIVPLLNADEFLAGQWNPTDGKANPFKTVFAFAKKARELGAEIYEYTEVTGVIVENKEVQGVKTNKGIIKADVIVNAANAWAPIINEMVGLGKEFIPIKPYKHQLVKTEPLKEGQIEPLVCPPAWNDSYVLQDGEDGGVLCGTGIEYGPTYDMTPTYDFLRGVLKWATRIIPALKYVHILRQWAGFYAKTPDSNPAIGKINYIDGFYIAAGFSGHGFMMAPGVGEAMAELIVKGKSKVPLDWNWYDPHRFERGELRSAAFQIG from the coding sequence ATGAAGAGTAAAGCGGAAGTAGTTGTTATAGGAGGAGGAAGCACAGGTACCTCAATAGCTTATCACCTAGCAAAGCTTGGAGTTGATGTTATTCTTGTTGAAAAGGGTTACATAGGAAGTGGTTCAACCTTTAGATGTGCTACTGGAATTAGACAGCAGTTCACTGATGAAGCCAACATAAGACTTCAAAAGTATAATGTTGAAAGATGGAAACGGCTAAGTGAAGAGTTGGAATATGATGTGAATTTCAAGCAAACTGGGTATCTTTTCCTTGCCACAACGGAGGAAGAAGTTGAAGCTTTTAAGCAAAATATAGAACTTCACAATAAGTTTTATGTCCCCACGAAGCTTATAACACCGGAAGAAGCGAAAGAAATAGTGCCCTTACTAAATGCTGATGAATTCTTAGCAGGTCAATGGAATCCTACAGATGGAAAGGCCAATCCATTTAAAACTGTTTTTGCCTTTGCAAAAAAGGCTAGGGAGTTGGGTGCCGAGATTTATGAATACACAGAAGTAACCGGTGTCATCGTTGAGAATAAAGAAGTCCAAGGAGTAAAAACTAACAAAGGTATTATAAAAGCGGATGTAATAGTAAATGCAGCCAACGCATGGGCCCCCATAATAAATGAAATGGTCGGTTTGGGTAAGGAATTCATTCCAATAAAACCCTATAAACACCAGCTTGTAAAGACTGAACCTCTTAAAGAAGGCCAAATTGAACCCTTAGTATGCCCACCAGCATGGAATGATTCTTATGTACTTCAAGACGGGGAAGATGGTGGAGTTCTCTGCGGAACAGGAATAGAATATGGCCCCACTTATGACATGACACCCACTTATGACTTTCTGAGAGGTGTGCTTAAATGGGCCACTCGTATAATCCCAGCACTTAAATATGTGCACATATTAAGACAGTGGGCAGGTTTTTATGCAAAAACGCCAGACAGCAACCCAGCAATAGGAAAAATTAACTACATAGATGGCTTTTACATTGCCGCTGGATTCAGTGGGCACGGCTTCATGATGGCGCCAGGAGTAGGCGAGGCCATGGCAGAACTTATAGTTAAAGGAAAAAGCAAGGTTCCTCTTGACTGGAACTGGTACGATCCACACCGCTTCGAGAGAGGGGAGCTTAGAAGTGCAGCTTTCCAGATAGGGTGA
- a CDS encoding sodium:solute symporter family protein: MEITIQFIIVIVYFVLIIGLGVFAKKFVKSSRDILVAGRNLGLALTTVAIAAEWLGGTSTVAVGQWAFKYGISPIWYNISTSFGMFLFGLTWAALYHKMKVYTIPEMIERVYDRRTRLTSAAFFIIAYLLLSAVQIGAIGALFSGALRMDINTAIIIAGLGITIYTLAGGMYSVALTNFVHVFVIWIGIGAAYLFYMSKVGWYDGIARALDQWVAQGAITLTSEKALDPFGMGYSTVLAWILGGITGTFAAQASVQPIFAAKDWKTAKRAALLTPLIVAPLGILVTSIVLATIALHGNYVGTDTRLAFPLALMMIPNPILSGITMAGVFAAIASTEAPILLGMATMFVRDIYHTKLRPKADDDEIVKVTRLGTFIAGIISIIMALAIKELPIATYVNYAMRGSVFILLALAIYWAKPSPKAAIISIYSALITAGIWYAYYMQNKAYPYGIHIVYATTVISFVVAILATYLVPGGKRDTTPEELLVPPEENV, from the coding sequence ATGGAGATAACGATCCAGTTTATTATTGTAATTGTATATTTTGTTTTGATTATTGGTCTGGGAGTTTTTGCAAAGAAGTTTGTGAAGAGTTCAAGAGATATATTAGTTGCGGGCCGTAATTTAGGGTTAGCATTGACTACAGTAGCAATAGCGGCGGAGTGGCTTGGTGGAACAAGTACTGTTGCAGTTGGTCAGTGGGCCTTTAAATATGGTATTAGCCCAATTTGGTATAATATTTCGACTTCTTTTGGAATGTTTCTTTTTGGTTTAACTTGGGCTGCTTTATATCATAAAATGAAAGTTTATACAATTCCTGAGATGATTGAAAGAGTATATGACAGGAGAACAAGGTTAACTTCAGCAGCCTTTTTCATAATTGCCTACCTTTTGCTTTCGGCAGTCCAAATCGGAGCTATAGGTGCTTTGTTTAGTGGGGCACTGAGAATGGATATAAACACGGCTATTATAATTGCAGGTCTTGGAATTACGATCTATACCTTGGCTGGAGGAATGTATAGTGTTGCCTTAACTAACTTTGTCCATGTTTTTGTAATTTGGATTGGAATTGGTGCAGCTTATCTCTTTTATATGTCGAAGGTTGGGTGGTATGATGGAATTGCAAGGGCTTTAGACCAATGGGTTGCTCAGGGGGCAATAACACTAACAAGTGAGAAAGCGTTAGATCCCTTTGGTATGGGGTATTCAACAGTTCTTGCATGGATTCTAGGAGGAATAACAGGAACTTTCGCTGCTCAAGCAAGTGTACAGCCTATTTTTGCTGCTAAAGACTGGAAAACTGCCAAAAGAGCTGCTTTATTAACTCCCTTGATAGTAGCTCCCTTAGGGATTCTGGTTACAAGTATCGTTTTAGCCACAATAGCATTGCACGGGAATTATGTTGGAACTGATACGAGACTGGCCTTTCCATTAGCCTTGATGATGATTCCAAATCCGATTTTAAGTGGTATAACAATGGCGGGAGTTTTTGCCGCAATAGCTTCAACAGAAGCACCAATTCTTTTAGGAATGGCAACAATGTTTGTTAGGGATATCTATCATACAAAATTACGGCCAAAGGCAGATGATGATGAGATAGTGAAGGTTACTCGTTTAGGGACATTTATAGCTGGTATTATAAGCATAATTATGGCTTTGGCTATTAAGGAATTACCTATAGCGACCTATGTTAATTATGCAATGAGAGGCTCGGTCTTCATACTATTAGCTTTAGCAATTTACTGGGCAAAACCCTCACCAAAAGCTGCGATAATCTCAATTTATTCTGCCTTAATTACAGCAGGGATTTGGTATGCTTATTATATGCAAAACAAAGCATACCCATATGGAATTCACATTGTTTATGCCACTACAGTAATTTCATTCGTGGTTGCAATATTAGCTACGTACTTAGTTCCCGGAGGAAAGAGAGATACAACACCAGAAGAACTTTTGGTGCCACCAGAGGAAAATGTATAA
- a CDS encoding 50S ribosomal protein L39e has product MARNKPIAKKLRLAKAAKQNRRIPVWVIVKTNRKVLTHPKRRYWRRTKLKE; this is encoded by the coding sequence ATGGCAAGGAACAAGCCTATAGCGAAAAAACTTCGTTTGGCAAAGGCAGCTAAACAAAATAGACGAATACCCGTCTGGGTTATTGTTAAAACTAATAGAAAGGTTTTAACTCACCCTAAGAGGAGATATTGGAGGAGAACAAAGCTTAAGGAGTGA
- a CDS encoding 50S ribosomal protein L31e — MAEERVYVIPIRKIIKIVPRWKRAPRAAHYVKEFIARHTKADEVLVGTDVNEKIWERGIEKPPSKLRVKVTIEEREGIKVAEVHLA, encoded by the coding sequence ATGGCAGAAGAGAGAGTTTACGTTATCCCAATTAGAAAAATCATAAAGATAGTTCCAAGATGGAAAAGAGCACCAAGGGCCGCTCACTATGTTAAAGAGTTTATAGCAAGGCATACAAAAGCAGATGAAGTACTTGTGGGAACAGATGTTAACGAGAAGATCTGGGAACGAGGAATAGAAAAACCGCCCAGCAAACTTCGTGTTAAAGTTACTATCGAAGAAAGAGAAGGAATTAAGGTGGCTGAGGTCCACCTTGCTTGA
- a CDS encoding translation initiation factor IF-6: MHIERLDFENSPYLGVFGLATDKFALVREGLQEKKLNVLREVLKVPLIETSIMKSRIVGIFAAANSRAIVVPYYIWDAELDKIKASLQENGLDVTIEPVLSKLTAFGNLILVNDKAALVSAKFTREEAKQFEDIFDVEVERGIIANYHAVGSVGVVTNKGGLIHPEATDEELEWLESLFKVDFYVGTANMGVPFVGSCMIANSFGVVVGHLTSGPEIVKIEEALGFLG, encoded by the coding sequence ATGCATATCGAGAGACTTGACTTTGAAAATTCACCGTACCTTGGAGTTTTTGGACTAGCCACTGATAAATTTGCACTGGTTAGGGAAGGCCTTCAAGAAAAGAAGCTCAATGTGCTGAGAGAAGTCCTGAAAGTCCCTCTTATAGAAACAAGCATAATGAAATCTAGGATAGTAGGCATATTTGCTGCAGCTAATTCGAGAGCAATTGTGGTGCCTTACTATATATGGGATGCAGAGCTTGATAAAATTAAGGCTTCCCTACAGGAAAATGGATTAGATGTCACCATTGAACCAGTCTTAAGCAAGTTAACGGCATTTGGGAATCTTATACTCGTAAATGATAAAGCAGCATTAGTCAGTGCAAAGTTCACAAGGGAGGAAGCAAAGCAGTTTGAGGACATCTTCGATGTTGAGGTAGAGAGAGGCATAATAGCAAATTATCATGCTGTTGGAAGTGTAGGAGTAGTTACTAACAAAGGTGGCTTGATTCACCCTGAAGCAACTGATGAAGAGCTTGAATGGCTCGAAAGTCTCTTTAAAGTTGATTTCTATGTAGGAACCGCCAACATGGGTGTGCCCTTTGTGGGTTCGTGTATGATTGCAAATTCATTTGGTGTTGTGGTTGGCCACCTTACGTCTGGTCCTGAGATAGTTAAGATCGAAGAAGCGCTTGGATTTTTGGGGTGA
- the rpl18a gene encoding 50S ribosomal protein L18Ae, with product MEVKIFRVKGTFEKGGKKFRFTKEYRALKPEDVRELVFSDIGSKHRVKRAKIFIESIEEIEPVEAENLVVKRLSLELA from the coding sequence ATGGAGGTTAAGATATTCCGTGTTAAAGGAACATTTGAAAAAGGAGGGAAAAAATTCAGGTTTACCAAAGAATACAGAGCTTTAAAGCCAGAAGACGTTAGGGAACTTGTTTTCTCAGACATTGGAAGTAAGCATCGTGTTAAGAGGGCAAAGATTTTCATTGAAAGCATTGAAGAGATAGAACCCGTGGAAGCCGAAAATCTCGTTGTTAAGAGGCTTAGCTTGGAACTCGCTTAG
- the pfdA gene encoding prefoldin subunit alpha produces the protein MSERNEQLERLAYEYQLLQGQAQLLAQNLELLNLGRNEFQAVKETLEGLKDVEDEKPEILVPIGAGSFLKGRVEDKNNAIVSVGAGYAIEKSLDDAIAYLDERIKEYESAIAKTQEALHQLEHKLQDLAEKAQKLQQQQAMGFKVPKK, from the coding sequence ATGAGTGAAAGGAATGAGCAACTTGAGAGATTAGCTTATGAATATCAACTTTTACAGGGACAGGCCCAGCTCTTGGCTCAAAACCTCGAGCTTTTAAACCTCGGGAGAAACGAATTTCAAGCTGTTAAGGAAACTCTTGAAGGCCTTAAGGATGTCGAAGATGAAAAACCAGAGATTTTGGTACCTATAGGTGCAGGGTCTTTCTTAAAGGGAAGGGTAGAAGATAAGAACAATGCTATTGTTAGTGTCGGCGCTGGTTATGCAATTGAGAAGAGTTTAGATGACGCTATAGCCTACCTCGATGAGAGAATCAAGGAATATGAAAGTGCCATTGCCAAGACCCAAGAGGCACTTCATCAGCTAGAGCACAAGCTTCAGGATTTGGCGGAAAAAGCCCAAAAACTTCAACAACAGCAGGCCATGGGGTTTAAGGTTCCCAAGAAGTGA
- a CDS encoding SDR family oxidoreductase produces MIKNKLIVVTGGAGFIGSHIAEELSKDNDVIIIDNLYAGKIENIPPNVKFIRADIRDYKSMAELISQADYVFHEAALVSVVESVERPLLTEEINVLGTLNVLKALSEGHGKFIFASSAAVYGDNQNLPLKESEKPKPLSPYGITKVSAEYYCKVFYELYGVPTVSLRYFNVFGERQGYNQYAGVISIFINRALKGEPLIIYGDGKQTRDFIYVKDVVKANILAAESSKANGKVFNVAKGERTSILELALKIIEITGSSSSIIFDKPRPGDIRHSQADISEIMKLGFKPEYSLKEGLLKTVEWYRGELD; encoded by the coding sequence ATGATAAAAAACAAACTCATTGTTGTCACAGGAGGAGCTGGCTTTATAGGTTCACACATTGCCGAGGAGCTTAGCAAAGATAATGATGTTATCATTATTGATAATCTTTATGCTGGTAAAATCGAGAATATTCCACCAAATGTAAAGTTCATTCGAGCTGATATTAGGGATTACAAAAGCATGGCAGAGCTGATTTCTCAAGCAGATTACGTCTTTCATGAAGCGGCCCTTGTAAGTGTGGTTGAGAGTGTGGAAAGGCCACTCTTAACAGAAGAAATAAACGTCCTAGGCACATTAAATGTTTTAAAAGCCCTGAGTGAAGGGCATGGAAAGTTTATCTTTGCCTCCTCCGCAGCTGTCTATGGGGATAACCAGAACCTACCCCTAAAAGAGAGTGAAAAGCCTAAACCTCTCTCACCCTATGGGATAACAAAAGTCTCTGCTGAGTATTACTGCAAAGTCTTTTATGAGCTCTATGGAGTTCCAACCGTAAGCTTGAGATACTTCAACGTCTTCGGGGAGAGACAGGGGTATAATCAGTATGCCGGCGTGATAAGCATCTTCATCAATCGGGCCCTTAAAGGAGAGCCTCTCATTATCTACGGTGATGGAAAGCAGACTAGAGATTTCATCTACGTTAAGGATGTTGTCAAGGCCAATATACTCGCAGCTGAGAGCAGTAAAGCTAACGGTAAGGTCTTCAACGTTGCAAAGGGAGAGAGAACAAGCATTTTGGAGCTTGCCCTTAAAATCATTGAAATAACAGGTTCTTCAAGCTCAATCATCTTTGATAAACCAAGGCCGGGAGATATAAGGCACAGCCAAGCGGATATAAGCGAAATAATGAAGCTCGGTTTTAAACCGGAGTATTCTCTTAAAGAAGGTCTTCTGAAAACGGTGGAATGGTATAGGGGAGAACTCGATTAG
- a CDS encoding adenylosuccinate synthetase, with protein sequence MPSYIVVGGQWGDEGKGSIIAYLAIHDKPEVIARGGVGTNAGHSVFINGKKYAVRQLPTGFMNENARLLVGAGVLVDPEVFFHELEHLKDFNVRGRIGLDYRCTVIEPGHKELDRSNGYLHGKIGTTGSGCGPANADRALRKAKQVKDLKELEPYLTDVAQEVNEALDEGKLVLVEGTQGFGLSLYYGSYPYVTSKDTSASAIASDVGIGPTRVDDVIVVFKSFPTRVGAGPFPTEMSEEEAERMGLVEYGTVTGRRRRVGWFDFEFARYSARINGATMLAVTMLDKYDKEAFGVTDFNKLPQKAKDFIAEIEEKVGVPVALIKTGPELEHIIDLRENI encoded by the coding sequence ATGCCAAGCTACATAGTTGTTGGCGGTCAATGGGGAGATGAAGGAAAAGGTTCAATAATCGCTTATCTAGCGATACACGATAAACCGGAGGTCATAGCAAGGGGCGGAGTAGGAACAAATGCTGGACACAGCGTTTTTATAAACGGGAAAAAATATGCAGTAAGACAACTTCCTACGGGATTTATGAATGAAAACGCAAGACTTTTAGTTGGGGCTGGAGTTTTAGTTGATCCTGAGGTTTTCTTCCATGAACTTGAACACTTAAAAGACTTTAATGTCAGGGGAAGAATAGGCCTTGACTATCGTTGTACTGTAATTGAACCAGGGCATAAAGAGCTTGACCGGAGTAATGGTTATCTCCATGGGAAAATAGGAACTACCGGCTCTGGCTGTGGGCCTGCAAATGCAGATAGAGCATTAAGGAAAGCTAAGCAGGTAAAAGACCTTAAAGAACTTGAACCTTATCTAACAGACGTTGCTCAAGAGGTCAACGAGGCCCTTGACGAAGGCAAGCTTGTTTTGGTTGAAGGGACACAGGGATTTGGATTAAGTCTCTATTATGGAAGCTATCCCTATGTTACTTCTAAAGACACTTCGGCCTCGGCCATAGCAAGCGACGTTGGAATAGGGCCAACGAGGGTCGATGATGTAATAGTGGTCTTCAAGAGCTTTCCAACGAGGGTTGGTGCAGGGCCATTCCCCACAGAGATGAGTGAAGAAGAGGCAGAGCGCATGGGGCTGGTTGAATACGGCACTGTTACGGGAAGGAGAAGGAGAGTAGGATGGTTTGACTTTGAGTTTGCAAGGTACTCCGCAAGGATTAATGGTGCGACAATGCTGGCAGTAACGATGCTTGACAAATACGACAAGGAGGCTTTTGGAGTGACTGATTTTAACAAGCTCCCGCAAAAAGCAAAAGATTTCATTGCAGAAATAGAGGAAAAAGTTGGAGTGCCGGTGGCTCTCATAAAGACAGGGCCCGAGCTTGAGCACATAATTGACTTAAGAGAAAATATTTAG